In Treponema vincentii, a single window of DNA contains:
- the flgE gene encoding flagellar hook protein FlgE yields MMRSLFSGVSGMQNHQTRMDVIGNNIANVNTTGFKRGRVNFQDLISQQLSGASRPNEEVGGVNPKEVGLGVMVASIDTVHTQGALQSTGINTDIAVQGNGFFVLKSGEKSFYTRAGAFGVDKDGTMVNPANGMRVQGWMAQEVDGTRLINTSAQTEDLIIPIGQKIDARATTSVNYACNLDKRLPELPENANRAQTLESTWTTEFKVYDTFGETHELNLSFSRVPGTQNQWLATVNVDPENAEATATRTGVGTTEGTGNTFTVTFDNYGHLASVTDTAGNASAAAGQVLVQVSYNVPGATAGEDGAPVRHTFDINLGEIGTSRNTITQFAERSTTKAYEQDGYAMGYLENFKIDQSGIITGVYSNGVSNEIGQLAMAGFANQGGLEKAGENTYIQSNNSGIANITTSGVMGKGKLIAGTLEMSNVDLTDQFTDMIITQRGFQAGAKTIQTSDTMLETVLNLKR; encoded by the coding sequence ATGATGCGGTCATTATTTTCCGGTGTTTCCGGAATGCAGAATCACCAAACGAGAATGGATGTTATCGGTAACAATATTGCAAACGTAAACACGACTGGTTTTAAGCGCGGACGGGTCAATTTTCAGGATTTGATTTCTCAGCAGTTGAGCGGCGCTTCCCGTCCGAACGAAGAAGTCGGCGGCGTGAACCCGAAAGAAGTCGGGCTTGGCGTTATGGTTGCCAGCATCGACACCGTGCATACGCAGGGCGCCTTGCAGTCAACCGGTATCAATACCGATATCGCGGTACAGGGAAACGGTTTCTTCGTACTCAAGTCGGGTGAAAAGAGCTTTTATACCCGCGCCGGAGCCTTCGGTGTCGATAAAGACGGCACGATGGTGAACCCCGCAAACGGTATGCGCGTGCAGGGCTGGATGGCACAGGAAGTAGACGGTACCCGCCTTATCAACACCTCCGCACAGACGGAAGACCTCATCATCCCGATCGGGCAGAAGATCGACGCTCGTGCAACCACCTCGGTGAACTATGCCTGTAACCTCGACAAGCGACTGCCGGAGCTTCCCGAAAACGCAAACCGCGCTCAAACCTTGGAATCGACATGGACAACCGAGTTTAAAGTATATGATACCTTCGGTGAAACTCATGAACTGAATTTAAGTTTTTCGCGCGTCCCGGGCACTCAGAACCAGTGGCTCGCAACAGTCAATGTTGACCCTGAAAACGCAGAAGCAACGGCAACGCGCACGGGCGTCGGCACTACCGAAGGAACCGGCAACACGTTCACCGTTACCTTCGATAACTACGGACACCTTGCTTCGGTTACCGATACGGCAGGAAACGCCTCCGCCGCAGCAGGACAAGTGCTCGTGCAAGTTTCATATAACGTTCCCGGTGCGACAGCCGGAGAAGACGGTGCTCCCGTCCGCCACACCTTCGATATCAACTTAGGTGAGATCGGTACTTCTCGCAATACGATTACCCAATTCGCCGAACGCAGCACCACCAAGGCCTACGAGCAGGACGGGTATGCAATGGGGTATCTTGAAAATTTTAAGATTGACCAGAGCGGTATTATCACCGGTGTGTACTCCAACGGCGTAAGCAACGAGATCGGTCAGCTTGCGATGGCGGGCTTTGCAAACCAAGGCGGTTTGGAAAAAGCAGGTGAAAATACCTATATTCAGTCGAATAACTCCGGTATCGCCAATATCACTACTTCGGGCGTTATGGGAAAGGGTAAATTGATTGCCGGTACCCTTGAAATGAGCAATGTCGATTTAACCGATCAGTTTACCGATATGATTATTACGCAGCGCGGATTCCAAGCAGGAGCTAAAACCATCCAAACGTCTGATACAATGCTTGAAACCGTATTGAATTTGAAACGGTAA
- the fliP gene encoding flagellar type III secretion system pore protein FliP (The bacterial flagellar biogenesis protein FliP forms a type III secretion system (T3SS)-type pore required for flagellar assembly.): protein MKKLAIGIACICLFCIPATLSAQSNTGTSQTGRTEIDATRETTRVPFVNLNIREPQNNREVAFSIQLLLLITLITLAPSILLLTTSFLRLSIALDFIKRALSLQQVPPTQVLNGIALFLTIFIMWPTFTDIYNKSFKPMADGQINIETAYTEAEKPLRLFMYKQMAHDPSHIRLCMSLARMEKPNTLADVPTHVLIPAFILHELTVAFQIGIFLYLPFIIIDMVVASILMSMGMIMLPPVQISMPFKLILFVLVDGWNLLVGQLFQSFL, encoded by the coding sequence ATGAAAAAACTTGCAATAGGTATTGCCTGCATCTGCCTGTTTTGTATCCCCGCAACGCTGTCCGCACAGAGTAATACCGGTACTTCACAGACCGGCCGTACCGAAATAGATGCAACGCGTGAGACGACCCGCGTGCCTTTTGTCAATCTGAATATCCGCGAACCTCAGAATAATCGGGAAGTAGCGTTTTCCATTCAGCTGCTCCTTTTAATAACGCTGATTACCCTTGCGCCGAGCATTCTCCTTTTGACGACGTCGTTCTTACGGCTCAGTATTGCGCTTGATTTTATTAAACGCGCGCTGTCGCTGCAGCAGGTGCCGCCTACGCAGGTACTCAACGGCATTGCACTCTTTTTGACGATTTTTATTATGTGGCCGACATTTACGGACATATACAATAAGTCCTTTAAACCGATGGCGGACGGGCAAATCAATATCGAAACCGCCTATACCGAAGCGGAAAAACCGTTGCGTCTTTTTATGTATAAGCAGATGGCGCATGATCCCTCTCATATCAGACTCTGTATGTCGCTTGCCCGTATGGAGAAGCCTAATACGCTCGCCGACGTTCCTACGCATGTGTTAATCCCTGCATTTATCCTGCACGAGCTGACTGTCGCTTTCCAGATTGGTATATTCCTCTATCTGCCGTTCATCATCATCGACATGGTTGTCGCGAGTATCCTGATGTCGATGGGTATGATTATGTTGCCGCCGGTACAGATTTCGATGCCGTTTAAGCTGATTTTATTTGTGCTGGTGGACGGTTGGAATTTATTGGTCGGTCAGCTCTTTCAGTCATTCTTGTAG
- the fliN gene encoding flagellar motor switch protein FliN, producing the protein MSDGSISQNEIDALLSGMGGSGSAPADGALTPARQEALQKFFDGNVLALSANLDSMTGKTVSVSNPVIELSGREAFLQKVPDMAVAVTIDFDGALTGDHLFVLAPEFAEKLVGLVNNEESVTIDDMALSVISETIAQYVGKEISAFDGQDIKGVTNMPAEAHHVPKAMVRLSQDFALLTYSVTIDGTAFNLWEIIAKKTAEQIADKLNKTASDPQVAPVQPIPVQATPEQGGAMGAMNMPMNGMPQMGQQPMGMGMQMQSSAQAQGGMVMPGMNPNVQSVQFSPLLNGVTEAEQGNIGLIMDVFMEMTVELGRTRKMIKEILSMGEGHIIELDKLAGEPVDILVNHKPIAKGEVVVIDENFGVRVTEILSPAERISDT; encoded by the coding sequence ATGAGTGATGGGTCCATTTCTCAGAACGAAATAGATGCGTTGTTGTCGGGTATGGGTGGTTCCGGGAGTGCGCCTGCGGACGGAGCGCTTACACCGGCACGTCAAGAAGCCTTACAGAAGTTTTTTGACGGGAATGTTCTCGCACTCTCTGCGAATCTGGATTCAATGACCGGCAAAACCGTCTCCGTGTCCAATCCTGTCATCGAACTGAGTGGTCGTGAAGCCTTTTTGCAGAAAGTGCCGGATATGGCGGTCGCCGTTACCATTGATTTTGACGGAGCGCTGACGGGCGATCACCTGTTCGTATTGGCTCCCGAATTCGCCGAAAAGCTGGTAGGTCTCGTAAACAATGAGGAGAGCGTTACAATTGACGATATGGCTCTTTCCGTTATCAGTGAAACAATTGCGCAATACGTCGGAAAAGAAATCAGTGCGTTTGACGGTCAAGATATTAAAGGTGTTACTAATATGCCTGCTGAGGCTCATCATGTACCTAAAGCAATGGTACGGCTTTCGCAGGACTTTGCACTTTTAACATATTCGGTTACAATTGATGGGACAGCCTTCAATTTATGGGAGATTATCGCAAAAAAAACAGCGGAACAAATTGCTGATAAATTAAATAAAACGGCAAGTGATCCGCAGGTAGCGCCTGTGCAACCTATTCCGGTACAGGCTACTCCTGAGCAAGGAGGCGCAATGGGGGCAATGAATATGCCGATGAATGGAATGCCACAAATGGGGCAGCAACCGATGGGTATGGGAATGCAAATGCAAAGTAGTGCACAGGCTCAGGGCGGAATGGTGATGCCCGGTATGAATCCGAATGTGCAGTCCGTACAGTTTTCCCCTCTCCTTAACGGGGTAACCGAAGCGGAACAGGGAAATATCGGACTGATTATGGACGTGTTCATGGAGATGACCGTCGAACTCGGGCGTACCCGCAAGATGATTAAAGAAATTTTAAGTATGGGTGAAGGTCATATTATCGAATTGGATAAGCTTGCCGGTGAGCCGGTGGATATCTTAGTGAATCATAAACCGATTGCAAAAGGGGAAGTTGTCGTTATCGATGAAAATTTCGGTGTTCGTGTTACCGAAATTTTGTCACCGGCTGAACGTATCAGCGATACATAG
- the motB gene encoding flagellar motor protein MotB: MARKKKGANAPGSGWLTTYGDMVTLMLCFFVMLYEPSEVDITRLQALSASISGDPTGGSISLSAGKLADLGNTISSMPSMEKGKLLGTALKKAVSIFTPEIKTTKIAVTSDERGIVISLAADAFFARNSAELNIEESRETLLKIAQFLSDKELAARRFRIEGHTDSSDALAGKWTSNWELSAARAINVLHNLTDFGVQEDKFSIAGYADTRPVYSNETAEGRAYNRRVDIIILDDAHF; the protein is encoded by the coding sequence ATGGCACGGAAAAAGAAAGGCGCGAACGCTCCCGGGAGCGGATGGCTGACAACGTACGGCGATATGGTTACGCTGATGCTTTGCTTCTTCGTTATGTTGTATGAACCGAGCGAAGTCGATATTACCCGTCTGCAGGCATTATCGGCGTCTATCAGCGGCGACCCGACCGGCGGTTCAATTTCGTTATCGGCGGGGAAACTTGCTGATCTCGGTAATACTATCAGCTCCATGCCGTCGATGGAAAAAGGGAAACTGCTCGGAACCGCTTTAAAAAAAGCTGTGTCGATTTTCACGCCTGAAATAAAGACCACTAAGATCGCCGTTACCAGCGACGAACGGGGGATTGTTATTTCCCTTGCAGCGGATGCCTTTTTTGCACGGAACAGTGCAGAGCTGAATATTGAAGAAAGTCGCGAAACATTGTTGAAAATTGCGCAATTTTTATCCGATAAAGAATTAGCGGCTCGACGTTTCCGTATTGAAGGACATACCGATTCGAGTGATGCGCTTGCCGGAAAGTGGACAAGCAACTGGGAACTATCAGCTGCCCGCGCAATCAACGTATTACATAATTTGACTGACTTTGGTGTACAGGAAGATAAGTTTTCTATTGCCGGCTATGCAGATACTCGTCCTGTCTATTCCAATGAGACTGCAGAAGGGCGTGCCTACAATAGGCGGGTTGATATTATTATTTTGGATGATGCACATTTTTAG
- a CDS encoding flagellar biosynthetic protein FliO produces the protein MHKDSYKVILFSFLLICGAVRAFADDAVAAADNDLSVTHGETSIVLQTDETALPVQDVPTPRTSRSSTFSLLLQLIISLAAVCMLIYGVLYFIRRSKQFTAGDDPFLKNVANLPLAPNKTLYIVTLIDKAYLIGASDASLSLIAEITDKELIDAMNLHAAQTAGPKQSFSSLLHTFFPAAKPKEADANPFDSFLAKQRGRLQNSSAAQEGETPQGAEYDTGREGR, from the coding sequence ATGCATAAAGATTCGTATAAAGTAATACTCTTCTCTTTTCTTTTGATCTGCGGCGCCGTGCGTGCGTTTGCGGATGATGCCGTTGCGGCGGCCGATAATGATTTATCTGTCACACATGGAGAAACCTCAATCGTGTTGCAGACGGATGAAACGGCGCTGCCGGTACAAGATGTTCCCACGCCGCGTACTTCAAGAAGTTCAACTTTTTCTCTGTTATTGCAGCTCATTATATCCTTAGCAGCTGTGTGTATGCTCATTTACGGAGTGCTGTATTTTATTCGCCGTTCAAAGCAATTTACCGCCGGCGATGATCCTTTTTTAAAAAACGTCGCAAATTTGCCGCTCGCACCTAATAAAACTCTGTATATTGTAACCCTTATCGATAAAGCCTATTTGATCGGCGCTTCGGATGCTTCATTGTCGCTGATTGCGGAAATCACCGATAAAGAACTGATCGATGCGATGAATCTGCATGCGGCACAAACGGCCGGTCCGAAGCAAAGCTTCAGTTCATTACTCCATACCTTTTTCCCTGCGGCAAAACCCAAAGAAGCGGATGCTAATCCTTTCGATTCGTTTTTAGCCAAGCAGCGTGGACGTCTGCAAAACTCAAGCGCGGCACAGGAAGGTGAAACCCCGCAAGGAGCGGAATACGACACGGGGAGGGAAGGCCGATGA
- the flgD gene encoding flagellar hook assembly protein FlgD, producing MNIGTVAQGNGIPMPSFEMSPEEKARLNMEVDTINKQNFPEGRKPKQELGKDDFLQLLVAQLTHQDPTSPLEDTQFVAQMAQFTSLEQLTNMNQSFGTLNRLIGDSSAVNVVGKQVDIEQSSGTVSGTITAATRGENPQVQVNGKWYAWSDVQTVYANN from the coding sequence ATGAATATCGGTACGGTAGCGCAGGGAAACGGAATTCCGATGCCTTCTTTTGAAATGAGTCCGGAAGAAAAGGCTCGGCTCAACATGGAAGTAGACACAATCAATAAACAGAATTTTCCGGAGGGGAGAAAGCCGAAGCAGGAGTTGGGAAAAGACGATTTTCTCCAGTTGCTCGTAGCACAGCTGACTCATCAGGATCCTACCAGCCCGCTGGAGGATACTCAGTTTGTCGCTCAGATGGCGCAGTTTACGTCGCTTGAGCAGCTGACAAATATGAACCAGAGCTTCGGCACACTGAATAGACTGATCGGAGATTCTTCGGCGGTCAATGTGGTCGGTAAGCAGGTAGATATCGAGCAAAGCAGCGGTACCGTTTCGGGAACCATTACGGCTGCAACCCGCGGCGAAAACCCGCAGGTACAGGTTAACGGCAAATGGTATGCATGGTCGGATGTACAAACCGTCTATGCAAATAACTAA
- a CDS encoding protein-ADP-ribose hydrolase: MTQNDRRIFLIEYLLRENPNYRDVQMPDDEDEQKNLLRSLMNIRPPQHTSEEFLRIQDSYLQEAIRQRGITGLADLKPVTGRGNGDWYVRRGDITTLKVDAIVNAANSGMTGCWQPCHACIDNCIHTFAGVQLRAVCAGIMQKQGHEEPTGTAKITPAFNLPCKYVLHTVGPIISGQLTDRDCMLLANCYTSCLNLAAENGVKSIAFCCISTGVFRFPAQKAAEIAVSTVEDWKAKNNSTMKIVFNVFSEQDEAIYNKLMS, translated from the coding sequence ATGACACAAAATGACCGGCGTATTTTTTTAATCGAATATCTTTTAAGGGAAAATCCCAACTATCGCGATGTGCAGATGCCGGATGATGAGGATGAACAGAAGAACCTGCTCCGCTCTCTGATGAACATTCGGCCGCCGCAGCATACAAGCGAAGAGTTCCTGCGCATACAGGACAGCTATTTACAGGAGGCGATCCGGCAGCGCGGCATTACCGGCCTTGCCGATTTAAAACCGGTTACCGGACGGGGCAACGGGGATTGGTATGTGAGGAGGGGCGACATTACAACGCTTAAGGTCGATGCGATTGTGAACGCGGCGAACAGCGGCATGACCGGATGTTGGCAGCCCTGCCATGCGTGCATCGACAACTGCATCCACACCTTCGCGGGGGTGCAGCTACGTGCCGTGTGTGCCGGCATCATGCAAAAACAAGGACACGAAGAGCCGACCGGAACCGCAAAGATTACGCCTGCGTTCAATTTACCGTGCAAGTATGTGCTGCATACCGTAGGGCCGATTATCAGCGGTCAACTTACCGACCGCGACTGCATGCTGCTTGCAAACTGCTACACGTCCTGCCTGAACCTCGCAGCCGAGAACGGCGTAAAATCTATTGCCTTTTGCTGTATTTCCACCGGTGTATTCCGGTTCCCTGCTCAAAAAGCAGCGGAGATTGCCGTCTCAACGGTTGAAGACTGGAAAGCAAAAAACAACAGCACAATGAAAATCGTGTTTAATGTATTCAGCGAACAGGATGAAGCCATTTATAACAAATTGATGTCTTGA
- the fliM gene encoding flagellar motor switch protein FliM — MTEVLSQDEIDQLLTAISSGDTEAEEFRPVNDTRKIKIYDFKRPDKFSKEQMRTVSIMHETFARLTTTALSAQLRSMAHVHVASVDQLTYEEFIRSIPTPTTLAVINMDPLKGNAVLEIDPSVTFSIIDRLFGGTGQGTMVQRELTDIEASVMEGVIVRILANMREAWTQVIDLRPRLGQIETNPQFAQIVPPSEMVVLVTLETKVGEEEGMMNFCIPYITIEPIISKLSSQFWFSSVRRSSTTQYMGVLKEKLSTVDMDVVAEVGSLKLPVRDVLNLRAGDVVRLTDTRVGHPFTLSVGSRKKFWCQPGVVGNKVAVQILEKIEDINQDEFEELSADQEELYE, encoded by the coding sequence ATGACTGAAGTATTATCGCAGGACGAAATAGACCAGCTTCTCACTGCAATCAGCTCAGGGGATACCGAGGCGGAGGAGTTTAGACCGGTTAACGATACGCGCAAAATCAAAATTTATGATTTTAAGCGTCCGGATAAATTCTCTAAGGAGCAGATGCGTACCGTTTCAATTATGCATGAAACCTTTGCGCGTTTGACTACTACCGCTCTTTCGGCTCAGCTGCGGAGCATGGCTCACGTACACGTTGCCTCCGTTGATCAGCTGACGTATGAAGAGTTTATCCGTTCAATCCCTACGCCGACTACGCTGGCCGTAATTAACATGGATCCGCTGAAGGGAAATGCCGTTTTGGAAATAGACCCTTCCGTTACCTTCTCCATCATCGACCGACTCTTCGGCGGTACGGGACAGGGCACGATGGTGCAGCGAGAATTAACCGACATCGAAGCCTCTGTTATGGAAGGGGTCATCGTGCGTATTTTGGCGAATATGCGCGAGGCATGGACGCAGGTTATCGACTTACGGCCTCGCTTAGGGCAGATTGAAACGAATCCGCAGTTCGCACAGATTGTACCGCCTTCCGAAATGGTTGTTTTGGTAACGCTCGAAACAAAGGTCGGCGAAGAAGAAGGCATGATGAACTTCTGTATTCCTTACATTACAATTGAGCCGATCATTTCAAAACTTTCCAGCCAGTTCTGGTTCTCGTCGGTACGCAGAAGTTCGACAACGCAGTATATGGGCGTACTGAAAGAAAAGCTTTCTACGGTAGATATGGATGTTGTTGCCGAAGTGGGTTCGCTCAAACTGCCGGTACGGGATGTGCTTAATCTTCGTGCAGGCGATGTGGTACGACTGACTGATACGAGAGTGGGGCATCCGTTTACGCTTAGTGTCGGTAGCAGAAAGAAGTTCTGGTGTCAGCCCGGCGTTGTGGGAAATAAGGTTGCCGTACAAATATTGGAAAAGATTGAGGATATCAATCAGGATGAATTTGAAGAGCTAAGTGCTGATCAGGAGGAATTATATGAGTGA
- the fliQ gene encoding flagellar biosynthesis protein FliQ, giving the protein MSIGMIVNLLREGIFQVFILAAPVLLAALVVGLIVAIFQATTSIQEQTLTFVPKILTILGMLALLGGWMFSVLRDYTVRLFDIIPQLVQG; this is encoded by the coding sequence ATGAGTATCGGGATGATTGTCAATCTCTTGCGCGAGGGTATTTTCCAGGTATTTATATTAGCCGCCCCCGTTTTGCTGGCGGCATTGGTTGTCGGCTTAATCGTAGCGATTTTTCAGGCGACTACCTCCATTCAGGAACAGACGCTCACCTTTGTGCCGAAGATTTTGACGATTTTGGGTATGCTTGCGCTTTTGGGTGGGTGGATGTTCAGTGTATTACGGGATTATACCGTTCGCCTTTTCGACATTATTCCTCAGCTGGTGCAAGGTTAG
- a CDS encoding flagellar hook-length control protein FliK, with the protein MAPDFVQAGRIVLQDNNAGVIRLQMQPAHLGNIRINLELAGGKKIVGKIITGSKEAYEAFKESIEQLAKAFEQGGFASAQFDVSWSGEGGGRQFDGENSQFNELFAQNDRLEVMQGNRYADTETVYAFGQDQAVNVFA; encoded by the coding sequence ATGGCGCCCGACTTTGTGCAGGCAGGGCGGATTGTGCTGCAGGATAACAACGCAGGCGTCATCCGCTTGCAGATGCAGCCCGCGCATCTCGGCAACATCAGAATCAATTTGGAATTGGCCGGCGGGAAGAAAATCGTCGGGAAGATTATCACGGGATCAAAAGAAGCATACGAAGCGTTCAAAGAAAGCATTGAACAGCTTGCAAAAGCCTTTGAACAGGGCGGATTCGCGAGTGCGCAATTCGATGTCAGCTGGTCGGGCGAAGGCGGCGGCCGGCAATTTGATGGTGAGAACAGTCAATTTAATGAATTATTTGCACAAAATGACCGGCTTGAGGTAATGCAGGGTAATCGTTATGCCGATACTGAAACTGTCTACGCATTCGGGCAAGATCAAGCGGTGAATGTATTTGCGTAA
- a CDS encoding flagellar FlbD family protein, with translation MIKVTRLNGTQYWINPHQIETIDCNPDVTLHMLSGKSFVIKETPEALLDAIVAYRKCIGIFKNEM, from the coding sequence ATGATAAAGGTTACGCGGCTTAACGGTACACAGTATTGGATAAATCCCCATCAGATTGAAACGATAGACTGTAACCCCGATGTAACGCTGCACATGCTGTCGGGCAAGAGCTTTGTGATAAAAGAAACGCCTGAGGCCTTGCTCGATGCTATTGTCGCGTACCGCAAATGTATCGGTATCTTTAAAAACGAAATGTAA
- a CDS encoding flagellar basal body-associated FliL family protein, with protein sequence MADEHTNLTDEHGMDENIGVDNPVKAKKAGLIPTLLKYIAITLAALIFIVTVVVITVNLMSKRGQSQSEYPIAEEYRDSREMLQYYSAIGAVKTFTKDVTPGTVVVNVELGYPQNDKTTSQELTARLVELKDFLRGYFQSKTIAELKQEEKIKIEIRNQINDNILSKSKIKAVAFTQYDIIEQ encoded by the coding sequence ATGGCTGACGAGCATACAAATTTGACTGATGAGCATGGAATGGATGAAAACATCGGTGTCGATAATCCGGTAAAGGCTAAAAAGGCGGGGCTTATTCCGACGCTTCTTAAATACATTGCCATTACGCTTGCTGCTTTGATTTTTATCGTAACGGTTGTTGTTATTACGGTTAATCTCATGTCAAAGCGAGGGCAATCTCAGTCCGAATACCCCATTGCGGAAGAATACCGCGATTCGCGTGAAATGCTGCAATATTATTCTGCAATCGGTGCTGTAAAAACATTTACCAAGGATGTTACACCGGGCACCGTTGTCGTCAACGTTGAGCTCGGATATCCGCAAAACGACAAGACAACCTCGCAGGAACTGACGGCACGGCTGGTTGAATTAAAGGATTTTCTTCGCGGTTATTTCCAAAGCAAAACGATTGCGGAACTGAAGCAAGAAGAGAAAATTAAAATTGAGATACGCAATCAAATCAATGACAATATACTATCGAAGTCGAAGATAAAAGCGGTCGCTTTTACTCAATATGATATTATAGAACAATAG
- the fliR gene encoding flagellar biosynthetic protein FliR: MDPNPFSFLLVKAPLFFLVCVRVFAMISTTPLLSTRAVPRIAKISLAGLIGFLVMPVAYGSPLDIQGFNLDYALLVVGEALLGVLTGFFISIIFASFSTAGQFFSYQMGFGVSEVYDALAQIENPLMGQFLNFIAVLIFLQIKGFQTLFLGGVLRSFQSINCFMFLQKRELISSFLVTNLSSLFLNAMMIAMPVMGTLFLVHVSMGLLSKAAPQMNLLSEGFPITILLTFFLLTVSLPFMANFFVRIMENGFAAFESLLIRAGGGI, translated from the coding sequence ATGGATCCTAACCCCTTCTCCTTTTTACTGGTTAAAGCTCCTCTCTTTTTTTTGGTATGCGTGCGGGTATTCGCGATGATTTCCACGACGCCGCTCCTTTCGACGAGGGCGGTACCGCGTATTGCAAAAATTTCGCTGGCGGGCTTAATCGGCTTCTTAGTGATGCCGGTCGCCTACGGTTCCCCGCTGGATATACAGGGCTTCAATCTTGACTATGCGCTGCTGGTTGTCGGCGAAGCGCTGCTCGGAGTGCTGACGGGCTTTTTTATCAGCATTATCTTTGCCTCGTTCAGCACGGCAGGGCAGTTTTTTTCGTATCAGATGGGGTTCGGCGTATCGGAAGTGTATGATGCGCTTGCTCAAATTGAAAACCCGCTGATGGGGCAGTTCTTAAACTTTATCGCTGTGCTGATCTTTTTGCAGATTAAGGGATTCCAGACGCTGTTTTTAGGCGGCGTACTCCGCAGCTTTCAGTCGATCAACTGCTTTATGTTCTTGCAAAAACGAGAATTGATTTCCTCGTTCCTTGTGACGAACCTTAGCAGCCTTTTTTTAAATGCGATGATGATTGCAATGCCGGTGATGGGGACACTCTTTTTAGTGCATGTTTCGATGGGGCTCTTGTCAAAGGCCGCGCCGCAGATGAACCTCTTGTCGGAAGGCTTCCCGATAACGATTTTGCTCACCTTTTTCCTTTTAACCGTGTCGCTGCCGTTTATGGCAAATTTCTTTGTGCGGATTATGGAAAACGGATTTGCGGCCTTTGAAAGCCTGCTTATCCGCGCTGGCGGGGGTATCTAG